The DNA segment AGGCTCAGAGCATTGACAGAACACTGAGTCCTATACAGACATCTGACAAAACAGGAATGCATGTGACCCAGTCATTCCTCTTTCGCTTCACTTTGCACATGCATCATGTGACCAAGGACAGGATCCTCAGGCTTATTCATAGCTGCGTATGATTTAATTAGGCAGTACTGTCCATAAGCTTTTGGTATAGAAACCATCAGAAAACTATCATAGCCCACAAGCACCAAGATGGTGTGGAGATGCCCATATCTCCTGTCAGGTCACTCTAGAAACAAGACTATGGATGGAAAAACAGTGCAAGAGCACAACGCGTTCCCAGACTCACCAAGTCAGCTGCGTGAGAGCCCAGTGTGCCCAGAGTTGGCAAGAAAGCACCAGTCTCTACTCTGGCTCACTATTTTGACAGTCCAGTGGCTAGACTAGAGAACAAACTGATACCCACACCTGCTATCTATGTGGGCAACTTTTAGGGAACACTGTTCAGAGACGTTCTTCTGTGACATCTGAGAAATGAAAGGTCTTCCCTGGGAagccaatttctttccttcttaggagAGCTGGAAAGACAGTTCACCTAATGGAGTCCCTGGGGTAAAGGACAGTGATGCCCAGCCCTGAGGTGCTGACATCTCACTCAcagtcctctgcctgctgctgctttcacTTTTGTCCCGTTCAAACCCATTTCCCCTGTAAGAGCAGAAGCCTGAAACACCCAGGACAACAGCTTTGGCCTTAAAACTTCATTGATCTGGGACAAACTAATGTCCTGTAATCATTGACAAATTCAGGATCCATGACAAGCAgggaaggccagaagcttcccagagagactaactactgagtcccaattcctgaagacccagaaacagactgtggtctccttcaggaattttcccatctTCTGACCAATACTTATGGTGGCACATTTTCAAGGACCATTTATTTCTTGATGCTTTAGCCTGAGGGTCAAGggtcatctttcttcctctcacttgtgtccattctttctcctaagtAGCATCCTTCCTCTGGCCAACATATCTATGGATGATTAGGAAAGACGGTGCATAAAGTGGTCCAAGAGCAGTTGGTGttgccacaacacaggtgacatctCAAACCATGCCAGTCCTCTCCAGGATACAAAAGAATGTCTAGGGAAGGAACTGCTTATGTCATGGGGAGCTGACACTGCAACCATGCTAACTAGCTCTCCTCACAATTCATGCTGCACTTTCCAGGAGCCACTCCTAACACTGAAGGGAATCCTTTCAgtacctcctccttccaaagacCTCCATTAGATTGGTTGGAAACTCATTACTAATTCCCCTATGGGGAActgattgtttattttcaaaaatttccccaggaatgtttcatttctttctcaaaattcccctattcatctaaatgtgaaataaaatactccTGAAAACTCAGATTAGGATGAATATGGATGCAGAAGGAACACCTGCCTCAAGTACTGATGCTTGGAAGCACACCCAGGAAGAGCCTgcagggccttgaactcacagatatctacttgtctctgagtactcccaagtgctgaaattaaaggcaggcagaaccaggccaggcattcccatcacctcctttctctcccctacttCAACTTGTGTCCCAACATTTTCTTTGGTCCCTACCTCTAAtagaaagcagggcagaaggtACTTGGATTCTAGCTAATGGCTCTTTTACTGTCATTCTCTTATGAAGCCtggaccacatgtgtgctgttagtCAATGTGATCACATATAgcttcaaacattaaaatataccctTTGTTACAAGATCCAATCTTCTTGAAACTCAAACTGTGTTCACTGAAAAATATATCatagatgggagagaggggaagagagagagagagagagagagagagagagagagcaaattctTGCATACATGTTGCCACATGCCATGATAACACAGTAATCCCATTTAGTCAAGTTTGTatggtaaaatattaaattccctatatttaaattttaagaaagttttttgaaaaaccaactcagaactggaatcccagtgaaaacaggtttgctttctttgttgttctttcattttgttttaagagagtatggatttattttgtcTCAGAGGATAAATATATCTtggtgggaaaggcatggagCTGGGTCTCTAGTTGTGGTTGCCAGAGCATGTACCAGCTGCTTGTTCTGTGCCACCTACTAGGaagcaatggggggaggggacacacacaAAGCTTGAAAATGAGAGTCTCTGAGCACACAGAGTTGGGGCTTCAAAAAGCTGTGATTCTACTGCTTAgatctgatatctctctctctctctctctctctctctctcttactctctcgctctcgctcccccccctctctctctctgtgtcggtgtgtctgtgtgtgtctgtgtgtgtgtgttagacagacagacagacagtgtggcttcttaaaattatatatagactAGCAATTAATGTTCTATGTATAGCCTACCGCATGGCGGTCATATCGATTCATTCTGAAGGAAACCAGAACTCACTTCATTCAGATTCTTGAGATCCCTGAATCAAAGTTAAAGACTCTGATTTTGGGGAATTTGATGATGCCTTGTACTCTGCTGAAGCAAGAGCAGGGCATGCAGTTtcaggcctgcctggcctacCGAGTAAATCCCACAGCAGCCTGTCCTACAGTGTGATGCTCTGTCCCAAACATAAACAACACAGATTCGGATGGACCCAGTGTTCcttcaaaacatatttagattaaatCGTCAACCCCATTGCACCCCATGccagaaaatttaacatttaaagctgtttcctctactacattcttgctttctcttgaatACACTCCTGTTTTAGTCGTTCAGGTAACACAACTTTCTTATGTAGTTatataaagcatttgaaaaatccttaaatatTGTAGTCATTACACAAAGTTCTGAATAAAATCCCTCGTGAGAACTTTTTTGACACATACTTGGATAGATGTCAACCTTCAGCTATAAAGTAAGGTTCTTGGGGACAACGCTTGTCTGAGAGTTAACAGCTTGCCCAACAATCTCAGAACACGACAGGTGTTGGATAAGAATATTTGCTgaactaataaaatgccttagccACGTACATACGCCAAGTTTTGAAGAGTTCAACATTTAGCCACTGCTCCTGCTCCATCTCACATCTCTGTGAAGGTTTTAGCTTTAAACGTTCATGTTGCGAGACGAGTACTGAAGATTTTCTAGGAGAATAAGAAAGCACTCTGTTTCTTAGCACTTTGGAGAAGAAAGCCGGAGGTTCTCTAATTTCCTAACTGCGGTGAAGTCCTAGCATTCAGCACCCAAAAAGCACTACACATAACTTGGAGCTTCCCGCTGTACGTGGTGGAAGCTGATAAGATTTTatatagtaaagttcaaaacaggTCGCTGGATTTCATTCCTAATGATCTAAAATGTCAAGACTGAATTGTATGTTTAACCAAGACACCTTACTCCCTAATAATGATCGCAATAGAACACGAGCAGATGGGCTACCTAACGTgcaaactcacaaaaacaaacgcAGTGGCAGATGGATCAAAGTCGAAGGACTTCGtgaaaggtcaggaagcaggaggcagtaAATTGTACCCTGGCAAAAGGGCTGGAAGTCTAAGGgtaagaaaagaagcaagcctGGCCCCTGACCTACAAGCTCTCAACAGGCAGAGGGCGCACCTGAGCAGactcaggaagtccctgggaCAACTTCACTGGAACAGCACCTCAGCAGGGATGAAGCCAGAAATTTTAGACCAGGCTTTTGAGACGGTTCACAACGTCAATCAAAAACGAGTAAGAAATACATAGATAGGGTATGCAGGGCCAAAATTCATTGCCCACTCAAGATTACAAGggtctacgcagggcggggattcCTGCGAGGAATccctgaatggatggatgggtaacaGAAGGTTCAGTTTGAGGTGCAAGAAATAAGTTAATGGATTTTAGGGAATAAATCCAAAGACCCCGACTCGCATCTTCTCACACGCAACACTCTGAGCCCCAAAAGTGACTCCATCTGCGCGTGGCGTGTGCTGTGAGATCCAGGCGAAAGCGAAGTTATCTGGGGCTGGATCCCTGGCCAGGTCCTTGACCCTCGGAACAGTTCAGGGCAGCCTAGGCCACCCGAGTCGGAGGCGTGGCTCTGGGCTTCTGGCAGCCTCGGGCCTTCCCAGGCGGCGGTTCTTGGGAACCTGAGTGCCCAGGTGACTGCCAGCGCATGGTCAAGAGGTGAACCCCCATCTCCTCCTAGCCGCACCCGCTGACCGCGCAACCcagccccctccacttccctggcctccatgcCACTCTAGGAAATAAAGTGCAAAGCTGAGAAAAGGATGAAGCGCGGAAATGGTCCTCTCCGGATCCAGAGGCCGACCAGACAAAGGCGCTTCGGGCTGGGAGCAAGGAGGAGCCAGGGCGCGGGAGGAAGCGCTGTCCTGGCTGGGAAGCAACTGGGGACCTCATCCCGGACCGCTTCCGGAATGGAACCTGGCCGGGAGGGGGAGGCGGGGAGAAAGGACAAGCGGGAGGGGTGGGCGCGGGCGCGGGCGCGGTACTCACCGGttcctcccaggctgggctctgGGATCCAAGCATGGGGCGCACGTGCTGCGGCTCCATCCTGCCGGCCCGCGCCCGCTGACCAACCGAGCGCAGGGACACGGCGCTCTCTGGCTTCCGACGcgttcgcccccccccccccccccgcgcgggtcccttcctccaccaccacctccgcaGCCGCATGAGTGCAGCGCCATGGCGCGGTGGCGAGCGCTCGGCTCCTCGAGCCTTTGCTGCCTCCCATGGCCCCAGAATccgccaccccacccctctcctgtctctgcctccgatcccctccccttttctcccgcCGTCTGCCCCTTCCCCAGCGACCCCTACCGGCCGGCGGCCCGGAATGCATGTGACCCCCCCTGCCAGGCCATATATGGTGCGGAAAGGAAAGCAGCCACCGGGCGGTCACAGACACCTGGTGGTGGTGCAGCTAAAAGAGGAAGCTTCACCAAGGACCCAGGCTCAACAGGAGCATCGGGGATGTCAGGGGCAAGTAGCTCAAGAGGGGTGAGCAGGACCTGGCCCCTTTCCTTCAGGCATTCCTTGCCTCGGGTGCCTGTAGCTCCAGGTGGTTGCCTCCTGAGCTGAGCCTGGAGCCAATTGCCCAGGACAGTACCTGGCTTCAACAGAGCAAGGCTGTGCTTTGCTCCCCTGAGCTGCTCCCAAGCACCTATTCTGGCAGCTGGGATgtctggctgggctggctggggagccctgcttttattcattttctatagCTGAAAGAATTTGTGAAAAGAAAACCAGCTAAGGAGCAGGTCTGTGTTTCCCTGTGAGTGCTCAACTCAAATTAGGGACAGGGGCAGTTCAGAGACAGCTCAAATGTCAACTGTCTAATCTGCTGctctctgggaaaaagaaaatgaaaattgcaaCTAGCAAGTTTTTCAATCATCATTTCTGAAATCATCTTTACTGGCAGTGGAGACAGTTTCCATCTAGTTGCAAACAGAGGAGTGACTGCATTTGCATGGGTCATTTCCTCTCTCATGGACTTCAGACTCCTGCATCTCCTGGCCCTTAGTCTGGTAGACAGATGCATTCACACGTTTTGAAACTGAAAATTCAAAACACATACTTGATCCAGCATGCTCCCACGTCATACTAACTTCCAAGGCTAATATTCCACTGGAGCTACACCTATAAAGGTCACTAAGGATTGTGGAGAGAGCtaagccactggatggtttccagCCCTCACTTTCTGTGACTTGACTGACTAGATTTGCATTCCTGAATCTCTCCTTTAAAGGGGCCTTGGAATGTTGGGTCTTCTTTGTTTGTGACTATGCTTTGTTCAGTGGCCTCTTACCTGCTGCCTAAGTAGCCTGtccttcatttactttgaatgaGGGTTAAGTGGGGTGAGTGAGCAGTCTACAAGTTCCTCCCTTGCTTTTAGTTAGCAGCCAGATGATAACTCACAGATCTCCATCATTCTGACCATGCTGCCtttacctcagcactgggatcacagatgaacactggggctcactcaaacccagcccttcattcctctaggccaactgagctatcccagaccagaagcgaactgctgtttttcaagcatgttgttacattttttgacttttctttttcacttgggtgtctgtgtctgtgtgtgggtttgtgcacagcagtgtgaattctcatggaggccagaagcatccagtacccctagagctggagttaggaggcacccagtgtgggtgctccaAAGCAAACTCCCTGCTTTCAGACTCCCaaaccctgtctctgtctcaaacacacacatacgttatttttttatagaaagaaagaaagaaagaaagaaagaaagaaagaaagaaagaaagaaagaaagaaaggaaggaaggaagaaagaaagaaaagacattaaaactggaaaagaagaatgcagcttgcccagggacctgtgtaactcccagagccagggttataatccagattgcttcattaatgtgactacatatacagctgtttCTATGTTCTAAATGTTGGTATCTCCCCAGTTCCCGTTGAAGTCCTAACTTGCATGAGCACCTAAGGAACGGGTCTGGTTATGATAGCAGATTCTGTATAAATGGAACTGGTGTCTTGtaggtggaggggctggagagatggctcagtgactaagaacactcagtgttcttcctgaggacccacgttcagtgcccagtacccaccttgggcagctcacagctacctgtaacaccagttccaaaagatccaataccctcttctggcctcaggtacctgcatgaacatggtgcacagatagacaggcaggcacacactcacataaaacaattcaaaacataaagcaagaaacagaataccatctccattgtcttataacattaaattctgtcctgtataataaaagtgttctctttgctcctgaATGCACAGTATAACTAGTTCTGTTTTTCAACTCTTCCAAGTCATTGTGTTTTAAGGATGTCCTAAAAATACGGTTTGATCTCACAACTACCAGACCATCCTAAGAGCACTACTTTTAGCatgactgttttcattcattgtgtGTATTAATCAGACTAAAGGGCTCTAGGAAAGCCTTGCTGCCaccgcccctccccctcaccttaTTTCCTTCTCAGGGAACAGTACACTTTAGGAGATTGTGGGGTGTGTCCTCTGTTCCACTTTACCATCCACCTCCTAAGGCTTTGCCCTCatacagaggagggaagtgatacAGAGTTTGGGGTAGGAGACAAAAAAAGCAAGGAGCAGCATTGCTTCACAGACCTCTAcagacagtggtgtgtgtgtgtgtgtgtgtgtgtgtgtgtgtgtatgtgtgtgtgtgtctttgtgtatgtctgtgtgtgtctgtgtgtgtgtctgcatgtgtgtgtctctctgtgtgtgtgtgtctctgtgtgtgtgtctgtgtgtctgtgtgtgtgtgtgtatgtgtgtgtctgagaatgtgctttttacagaggagggaagtgatatagcgtctcctgtgggagacaaaaaaggcagggaggggcaTTGCTTCACAGAACTCTAGacactggtgtttgtgtgtgtgtgtctctctctctgtgtgtgtgtctgtgtgtgtatctgtgtgtgtgtgtgtgtgtgtgtctgtgtgtgtctgtgtgtgtgtctgagaatgtgcttttcaatttctttcaccaaaggcctctgagtcttgtatttttatttcctgctatgcctacatcaaaatttcaatgtctACAAAATTCTACATGGAAAGTGATTAACACCAACCCTTCATAACAACCTTTTGGCACCTCGGGCCAGCAATGAGATGTCTACTCTCAGTCCACTATGTTTCTGTCcatcaagttttaatattttcattttgtgtttggactaatggtttgaatctaagtggattttagttttaggaatgtttgtttcttcttatgaaattgatattcattttatactgaaatataaatccttctctaaatctgaaaatgttttttgggtttggggggtggatttttaattaatcattttatttgtttacatttcaaatgatatccccctttaaccgtccacaaccacccccacccaaccctctttctcctgcctcctctttgcctatatgagggtgataccccactcccccacctactcccacccttcctttagcatccccctacactgggtcatcaaacctgcacaggaccaagggcctctcctcccactaatgccgaacaaggtcatcctctgctacatatgtatctggagccatggatccctccttgtatactctttggttgatggtttagtctcttggagcatggggtggtccagttagttgatattgctcttcctatggggatgcaacccccttcagctccttcagtccttcccctagctctttcacTGGTATCCTCATGCTCAGTTAGATGGTtgcctatgagtatctgcatctgtattggtcaggggaCACTCAtaccagattcctgtcagcaagtgcttcttggcatcaacaatagtgtctgggtttggtgtctccagataactaatatcaacaatcggcaaatgggacctcaaaaaattgcaaacattttgtatggcaaagaaccctgtcaatgaaacaaaatggcaaccaacagattgggaaaagatctttaccaatcctatatactatcaaaggctaatatccagtctatacaaagaactcaagaagaactccagagaaccaaataaccctattaaaaatggggaaaagagctaaacagagaattctcaactgaggaatactgaatgaccatgaagcacctaaagaaatgttcaacatacctagtcaccagggaaatgccaaaccaaacagccctgagattctacctcacaccagtcagaatggctaagatcaaaaattcaggtaacagcagatgctggcgaagatatggagaaagaagagcactcctccattgctggtgggactgaaagctggtcaaaccacttctgaaatcaatctggcgattcctcagaaatttgtaaatagatctacctgaagacccagctataccactaattGGCATGTACCCAAAAAATACGCCAACATAtaaccaggacacatgctccactatgtttatagcagccttatttataatagccagaagctggaaacaacccaggtgtccctcaacagaagactgaaaatgttttaaattcaactgttacttatcttcattcctgttccatgcaattttctctattttgagttTCTATAACTAGATTTGACACAGAGATTTTATACTATCTTCCAAATCTTGATCTTTCTTTCACCgttctcctctttggtggtggtggtgttgttgttgctggtgatggtgatggtgatgatgatttgttttgttttgttttgtttgtgtctgtgtgcgttTTGCTAGTCTTGGATAATTTTCTCTGATATATTATCCAATTCCCTAATTTTGTTTGCAACAATGTTCAGTTGCCAGTGCTGATTTCTTGTCCTTTTGAGgtaaggttttgctatgtagttctGGTGATTGGCCTACCAGTCTCTACAGAGATGGGACTGGCTTTAAACTTGtagtaatcttcctgtctccgtTTAGCctgctttttaatttcttaatatgaCCACTATCTTCTCATTTGTTAATCTCCTTACAACTTTcatctcattcttttaaaaagctgatAGGTCgtttttaatatactttgttttttatttatcttttaaacctgTATGTGGGCATGGGTGGGCGAGCATGTATGTacaacaggatctttctacatagccctggcatcagcaatagtgtctgggtttggtgttattTCTAGCTCATAACTCAAGGTGTAAATTCTACAAATGACCTTATTTTCCTGTTGTCCTCATCTCACCTATttattaagagagaaaaaaaaacctaaatgtcattttaaaatgaaagacagatttttttaaagctggtgagatggctcagtgggtaaaggcatgggccacacaagcctaatgatgtcagttaaatagatcactaaatgcacataaatgtggaaggagagaactaaggctacaaagttgtcccctgacccgcACATGTACAGGATAGCAtgttcttctgcacacacacacattactaatagtaaaaaaaattgtttttattaaaaacaaaaaactgttaaatattttaactacctAAAGCCCAATGTGTAAAAAGTGtacatatgataaaataagaatttttgaattggtaggttatgtctcaaCATGGCTACTGGTTATTAATGTGCAACAGGATTCCataattgcatgtatttttttccttccttttggctaAAGTATGGtaagatcatgtatttttttctccgcacagttgttgttgcttgtaagagaagaaaatgattaataattacaaatgattcatctaacaaagagatcagtatagaaaactatgaaaaagtattccatgactgctgggtgaggttgatgcagagaaaagaacaaaccaacatgaggtctgctttccacagagagaggatgaaacaattgagtctaaaataaatataaattgtgaCAGATTTAGTTGTAGTTCAAGAAATGGCACGTTCAGGGCAGGAGAGTCAGCTATAGGTTAAGAGCATAGGctgtcttccaggggacccaaggtgggttcctagcactcacacaatggctaacattcatctgcaactccaatttcagaggatctgacaccctctcctggcctctacgCATACAGCAAAGTCATGGTACAAAGACATATACTGTGGGCAAAAtgctcatatacctaaaataaacttgaaaataaatatgttttcttttaaagaaatagaaaatatgaggtTCCCTCCAAATGTGCAGGGGAAAAGCCAGGGGCAGCATGGGAAGCTAGTTCTTATGATCCCCCGAGAATACTTCTAGCAGAGCCCCTCTATACAGTGGTAGGACCCAGCCACTTCAGATTCCAGCTTAGAGCTCCAAAACCAAGACACGCAGTTGCCAAGAATCAACCCAGGTGCTCTCGGGATCAATAATTCTGTGATTATTCTCTCGGAATCAATTCTGGAGATTAATCACATAAGGAGCCTGAAGGCAGCTGTAGGTGACTCAGTAGCCAGCATGACATctagcagggaggcaggaatccaggagactagagagggcctttgaaacttaagggctggggaaggcacttcaggaaaggtccccaagcagtcctgggctgcatagtaatggcagtggaaaaggaagacaCAGCTCAACATTGGCAACTGTCCCTTAGGGGGACTTCTACTCACTGAAAAATGAGACTCTTAACTTAcaccacaaaagagaaattcagtacAAGTCTGTATGAACCATAAATGGAGTTTACTGAGAACGactgtgtgggggttggggggtggtagTTGTACATATCACGGGGCCGTCTTGGTtactttgctactgctatggagagaaagcatgaccaaggcaacgtatAGAAGAAGGCGTCTACAGGGGCTCCTGGGTGCAGAGTGCTAGTCCATGACtcttatggtggggagcatggcaggagacaggtatcatactggagtggtagctgagagtttacatctgatccacaggcaggagacagggaatgctatgggcttttgaaactcctccattaggctacacctcttaatccttcccaaatatatGGGGGCTAT comes from the Mus musculus strain C57BL/6J chromosome 14, GRCm38.p6 C57BL/6J genome and includes:
- the Gm3636 gene encoding predicted gene 3164 isoform X4; translated protein: MHSGPPAGRGRWGRGRRREKRGGDRRQRQERGGVADSGAMGGSKGSRSRALATAPWRCTHAAAEVVVEEGTRAGGGGGANASEARERRVPALGWSAGAGRQDGAAARAPHAWIPEPSLGGTGVAGVLPSSPTLLFRRWVRKVESLTTQPMTSGKNALQDHLIFISEKALHKRVC
- the Gm3636 gene encoding predicted gene 3164 isoform X6, translating into MHSGPPAGRGRWGRGRRREKRGGDRRQRQERGGVADSGAMGGSKGSRSRALATAPWRCTHAAAEVVVEEGTRAGGGGGANASEARERRVPALGWSAGAGRQDGAAARAPHAWIPEPSLGGTGVAGVLPSSPTLLFRRWVRKVESLTTQPMTSGKNALQDHLIFISEKALHKR
- the Gm3636 gene encoding predicted gene 3164 isoform X3, with product MHSGPPAGRGRWGRGRRREKRGGDRRQRQERGGVADSGAMGGSKGSRSRALATAPWRCTHAAAEVVVEEGTRAGGGGGANASEARERRVPALGWSAGAGRQDGAAARAPHAWIPEPSLGGTGVAGVLPSSPTLLFRRWVRKVESLTTQPMTSGKNALQDHLIFISEKALHKSILMGFGLMEIYSQE
- the Gm3636 gene encoding predicted gene 3164 isoform X5 — protein: MHSGPPAGRGRWGRGRRREKRGGDRRQRQERGGVADSGAMGGSKGSRSRALATAPWRCTHAAAEVVVEEGTRAGGGGGANASEARERRVPALGWSAGAGRQDGAAARAPHAWIPEPSLGGTGVAGVLPSSPTLLFRRWVRKVESLTTQPMTSGKNALQDHLIFISEKALHKST